Part of the Mycolicibacterium thermoresistibile genome, CCACGCCGGATTCGGCGACCTGCAACGGGATCGGCGGCAGCGGGGTGTCCAGGCCGAAGTTCTCCGCGGCGGCCCGCAGCGCGTCGGCGCCCAGGTCGATGCCCAGTTCGACGAATGCGGTGTTGCAGGACCTCGCGAACGCCTCGCGCAGCGACGCCGTCGGCCCGCCGCCGCAGGGCTGGCCGCCGTAGTTCTGCAGGGTGGCGGTGCTGTCGGGCAGCGGCACCCGCGCCGCGGCGGTTAGCTGGGTCTCCGGGGTCGCGCCGGCCTCCAGCGCCGCGGCCGTGGTGATCACCTTGAACGTCGAGCCCGGCGGGTAGGTCTGGGCGATGGACCGGTTGAGCATCGGCTCGTCCGGATCGTCGCGCAACCGCTGCCAGGCCGCGGTCTGGTCGTCGATGTTGTGGGTGGCCAGCTCGTTGGGGTCGTAGGACGGTGTGGACACCATCGCCAGGATCTTGCCGGTGGACGGTTCGACGGCGACCACCGAACCGGTGCACGGGCCCTCACAGCCCTCCTGCATGGCCTGCCAGGCGGCCTGCTGCACCCGGGTGTTGATGGTGGTGGCGACATTGCCGCCGCGCGGATCGCGGCCGGTGAAGAAGTCGGCCAGCCGGCGGCCGAACAGCCGCTGATCCGAACCGTTGAGCAGCGCGTCCTCGGCCCGCTCCAGGCCGCTGCTGGAGAACCGCAGCGAGTAGAACCCGGTGACCGGCGCGTACATCAGCGGTTCCGGGTAGACCCGCAGGAACCGG contains:
- the pbpA gene encoding D,D-transpeptidase PbpA, giving the protein MNTSLRRLSIAFMALIVLLLANATFTQVFTADSLRSDPRNQRMLLDEYSRQRGQITAGGELLAYSVSTPGRFRFLRVYPEPLMYAPVTGFYSLRFSSSGLERAEDALLNGSDQRLFGRRLADFFTGRDPRGGNVATTINTRVQQAAWQAMQEGCEGPCTGSVVAVEPSTGKILAMVSTPSYDPNELATHNIDDQTAAWQRLRDDPDEPMLNRSIAQTYPPGSTFKVITTAAALEAGATPETQLTAAARVPLPDSTATLQNYGGQPCGGGPTASLREAFARSCNTAFVELGIDLGADALRAAAENFGLDTPLPPIPLQVAESGVGPLEDAAAVGMSSIGQRDVKMTPLQNAMVAATIANDGVMMRPYLVDSLRGPDLSHISSTAPVEERRAVSPQVAATLTDLMVGAEQMTQQKGAIAGVQIASKTGTAEHGPDPRNTPPHAWYIAFAPAQAPRVAVAVLVEDGGDRLSATGGALAAPIGRATIAAALREDA